A single region of the Vicia villosa cultivar HV-30 ecotype Madison, WI linkage group LG4, Vvil1.0, whole genome shotgun sequence genome encodes:
- the LOC131596593 gene encoding uncharacterized protein At1g01500-like: MILDMKMEGSYDVSSCNEGESTKRNLQIIEYSSPYDYESCMKLLSFSLPWFDVRVFYVRVSGIQVNDDESTSRFLYLHHVPLSPDTLLEINGVRSNMNNDEDSSILRRDRIDKKSEQVTFVNTDSIRLNGSMKFEICDKDQCVLSCVLEMNDGDDGDKRFWSMNCETEMKSNSGFFKGKNVCVPEIEVYVAGCFLGRPIILTRTLQFNCRKKQNRKLGMLDVIPEYETTEYKKYVSDDHDHHGLDLQGAEYKSFKPEKEDYNNMYWQRTGYMDMEDGGELSWFNAGVRVGVGIGLGICVGVGIGVSLLARSYRTTTRNFKRKFI, encoded by the exons ATGATTTTGGATATGAAGATGGAAGGATCTTATGATGTATCATCATGCAATGAAGGAGAATCAACAAAAAGAAATCTTCAAATAATCGAATATTCGtcgccttatgattatgaatcatGCATGAAATTATTATCATTTTCATTACCTTGGTTTGATGTAAGAGTTTTTTATGTAAGAGTTAGTGGAATTCAAGTGAATGATGATGAATCGACATCGCGATTTCTATATCTTCATCATGTGCCTTTAAGTCCCGATACACTTTTAGAAATAAATGGTGTTCGAAGTAACATGAACAATGATGAAGATTCTTCGATTCTAAGAAGGGATAGAATCGATAAGAAATCGGAACAAGTTACTTTTGTGAATACGGATAGTATAAGATTAAATGGTAGTATGAAGTTTGAGATTTGTGATAAAGATCAATGTGTTCTCTCTTGTGTTCTTGAGatgaatgatggtgatgatggtgATAAGAGATTTTGGAGTATGAATTGCGAAACGGAAATGAAATCTAATAGTggttttttcaaaggaaaaaatGTTTGTGTTCctgaaattgaggtttatgttgCTGGTTGTTTCTTGGGAAGACCTATAATCTTAACTAGGACACTGCAGTTCAATTGTAGGAAGAAGCAGAATAGGAAGTTGGGTATGTTGGATGTGATTCCGGAATATGAAACAACTGAGTATAAGAAATATGTTTCTGATGATCATGATCATCATGGACTTGATTTACAG GGAGCTGAGTACAAAAGCTTCAAACCAGAAAAAGAGGATTACAATAACATGTATTGGCAAAGAACAGGATATATGGACATGGAAGATGGTGGTGAGCTATCATGGTTCAATGCTGGAGTAAGAGTTGGTGTTGGAATTGGACTTGGCATCTGTGTAGGAGTTGGCATAGGAGTCAGTCTTTTGGCACGTTCTTACCGAACAACTACTCGTAATTTCAAGAGGAAGTTCATATGA
- the LOC131596592 gene encoding glucan endo-1,3-beta-glucosidase 7-like isoform X1, with translation MTNLVSGSTYLVLFLAFNFAYSDPFLGVNYGQVADNLPPPSATAKLLQTTAFEKVRLYGTDPAIIKALANTGIGIVIGAANGDIPALSSDPSFAKTWINTNVIPYYPASNIILITVGNEVIDSNDTNLVNQMLPAIQNMQGALEAVSLGGKIKVSTVHTMAVLKNSEPPSAGSFHPEYSTVLQGLLSFNKDTGSPFAINPYPYFAYKSDPGRADNLAFCLFQPNSGRVDANTKLNYMNMFDAQVDAVRSALDAMGFKEVEIVVAETGWPYKGDPDEAGPSIENAKAYNGNLITHLRSKVGTPLMPGKSVDTYIFALYDEDLKPGAASERAFGLYNPDQSMIYDAGLSKQQSSTPTSSPVAAPINPDVSKSPLNSSPKVSTPTLPYNSNIAWCVPKPGLTDVQLQANLDYACGQGIDCSSIQPGGACFEPNTLANHAAYAMNLFYHTGQNPLTCDFSQTATLTSNNPSYNSCVYAGGNA, from the exons ATGACAAACTTGGTTTCCGGTTCCACATATCTTGTCCTCTTTCTAGCATTCAACTTTGCAT ATTCTGACCCGTTTCTCGGCGTGAACTATGGACAAGTCGCCGACAACCTTCCACCACCGTCAGCCACCGCAAAACTCCTCCAAACCACCGCATTTGAAAAAGTCCGATTATACGGAACCGACCCCGCCATAATCAAAGCTCTAGCCAACACCGGAATCGGAATTGTAATCGGAGCTGCAAACGGCGACATTCCGGCACTCAGTTCCGATCCATCTTTCGCAAAAACCTGGATAAACACCAACGTGATTCCTTACTATCCCGCTAGCAACATCATCCTCATAACCGTTGGTAACGAAGTGATAGACTCAAACGATACCAATCTTGTGAACCAGATGTTGCCGGCGATACAGAACATGCAAGGCGCACTTGAGGCGGTTTCTCTCGGCGGGAAGATTAAGGTTTCTACGGTGCATACTATGGCGGTTTTGAAGAACTCTGAGCCTCCTTCTGCTGGAAGTTTTCATCCGGAATATAGTACCGTTTTGCAGGGTTTGTTGTCGTTTAACAAAGATACTGGTTCTCCTTTTGCTATTAACCCTTACCCTTATTTTGCTTACAAAAGTGACCCTGGAAGAGCAGATAATTTGGCTTTTTGCCTCTTTCAGCCCAACTCGGGCCGAGTTGACGCAAACACTAAGCTCAATTACATGAATATGTTTGATGCTCAG GTGGATGCGGTTCGATCTGCGTTAGATGCTATGGGTTTTAAGGAAGTTGAGATTGTAGTTGCGGAGACAGGGTGGCCATACAAAGGGGATCCCGACGAGGCTGGACCGAGTATTGAGAATGCAAAGGCGTACAACGGTAATCTCATTACACACTTGAGGTCCAAGGTTGGGACTCCATTGATGCCGGGGAAATCAGTGGACACATACATATTTGCCTTGTATGACGAGGATTTGAAACCCGGAGCTGCTTCTGAGAGAGCCTTTGGGCTTTACAACCCTGATCAGTCGATGATCTATGATGCCGGCCTGTCTAAGCAGCAAAGTTCTACTCCTACTAGTAGCCCCGTGGCCGCACCG ATTAATCCGGATGTGTCAAAATCTCCTTTGAATTCGTCGCCAAAAGTTTCAACTCCAACATTACCGTATAATAGTAACATAGCATGGTGTGTGCCAAAACCAGGATTAACTGATGTGCAGCTACAAGCAAACTTAGATTATGCTTGTGGGCAGGGGATTGATTGCAGCTCAATCCAACCAGGAGGAGCTTGTTTCGAACCTAACACATTAGCGAATCATGCAGCATATGCCATGAATCTCTTTTATCACACTGGGCAAAATCCATTAACTTGTGATTTCTCACAGACAGCGACACTAACATCAAATAACCCAA GTTATAATAGTTGTGTTTATGCTGGAGGGAATGCATAA
- the LOC131596594 gene encoding uncharacterized protein LOC131596594, whose protein sequence is MFNLWGSSHQDQQTKDALADSKIKELKVAIGPLSGNSLKYCTDACLRRYLEARNWNVDKSKKMLEDTLKWRSVYKPERIRWDEVAEEGETGKVYRAGFHDRHGRTVLILRPGMQNTSSMDNQIKHLVYLLENAMLNLPPGQEQMAWLIDFTGWSITNNVPLKSARETISILQNHYPERLGIAFLYNPPRIFEAFWKIVKYFLDSKTFQKVKFVYPKNKDSVELMKSYFDEENLPSELGGKSILNYNHEEFSKLMTQDDLKCADFWGSDEKLSNHMHCAAEVAPEVAT, encoded by the exons ATGTTTAATCTTTGGGGGAGTTCTCATCAAGATCAACAAACCAAAGATGCTCTTGCTGATTCCAAG ATAAAAGAGCTCAAGGTTGCAATTGGACCCTTATCAGGAAACAGCTTAAAGTACTGCACTGATGCTTGTTTGAGGCGATATCTAGAAGCTCGCAACTGGAATGTCGACAAGTCCAAAAAGATGTTGGAAGATACACTCAAGTGGAGATCAGTCTATAAGCCCGAGAGAATCCGTTGG GACGAGGTTGCAGAGGAAGGGGAAACAGGGAAAGTTTATAGAGCAGGTTTTCATGACAGACATGGAAGAACTGTTCTTATTTTGAGACCGGGAATGCAG AACACTTCTTCAATGGACAATCAGATTAAGCATCTTGTGTATCTTTTGGAAAATGCTATGCTTAATCTTCCACCGGGTCAAGAACAAATGGCTTGGTTGATAGACTTCACAGGGTGGTCAATAACCAACAATGTGCCTCTCAAGTCAGCTAGAGAGACGATCAGTATTCTACAGAATCACTATCCCGAGAGGCTTGGAATAGCTTTTCTTTATAACCCTCCTCGAATTTTCGAAGCTTTTTGGAAG ATAGTGAAGTATTTCTTGGATAGCAAGACATTTCAGAAGGTGAAATTTGTGTATCCGAAGAATAAAGATAGCGTGGAGCTCATGAAATCTTATTTTGATGAGGAAAATCTTCCAAGTGAACTAGGTGGAAAAAGCATATTGAACTATAACCACGAGGAATTCTCCAAATTAATGACTCAAGATGAtttaaaatgtgcagacttttgGGGTTCTGATGAAAAGCTCTCAAACCACATGCATTGTGCAGCAGAAGTAGCTCCAGAAGTAGCTACCTGA
- the LOC131594186 gene encoding large ribosomal subunit protein eL13z-like: MVKHNNVIPNEHYRKHWQNYVKTWFNQPDRKKTRRLARQKKAVKIFPRPTAGPLRPIVHGQTAKYNMKLRAGKGFSLEELKAAGIPKKLAPTIGIAIDHRRKNRSLEGLQANVQRLKTYKAKLVVFPRRGRKTKAGDSTPEELANATQVQGSYLPIVREKPAVELVKITDEMKAFKAYYKLRLERTNKRHLGARLKRAAEAEKEDNKK, from the exons ATGGTTAAGCACAACAATGTTATCCCCAATGAACATTATAGGAAGCACTGGCAAAACTATGTGAAGACATGGTTTAATCAACCAGACAGGAAGAAGACAAGACGCTTGG CTCGCCAAAAGAAGGCAGTTAAGATTTTCCCCAGGCCTACTGCTGGACCTCTTAGGCCAATTGTTCATGGCCAAACTGCCAAATACAACATGAAACTCCGAGCTGGAAAAGGATTTtctcttgaagagttgaag GCTGCGGGTATCCCCAAGAAGCTTGCACCAACCATTGGTATTGCTATTGATCATCGTCGCAAGAACCGTTCTTTGGAGGGTCTTCAAGCCAATGTGCAGAGGCTGAAGACATACAAGGCCAAGTTGGTTGTTTTCCCAAGACGTGGACGCAAGACCAAG GCTGGTGACTCTACACCAGAGGAACTTGCTAATGCCACTCAAGTCCAGGGATCATACTTGCCAATTGTGAGGGAGAAGCCAGCAGTTGAACTTGTTAAGATTACTGATGAAATGAAGGCATTCAAAGCTTATTACAAGCTCCGCCTTGAACGCACAAACAAGCGTCATCTCGGTGCTAGGCTCAAGAGGGCTGCTGAGGCAGAAAAGGAAGACAACAAGAAGTGA
- the LOC131596592 gene encoding glucan endo-1,3-beta-glucosidase 7-like isoform X2, translating to MTNLVSGSTYLVLFLAFNFAYSDPFLGVNYGQVADNLPPPSATAKLLQTTAFEKVRLYGTDPAIIKALANTGIGIVIGAANGDIPALSSDPSFAKTWINTNVIPYYPASNIILITVGNEVIDSNDTNLVNQMLPAIQNMQGALEAVSLGGKIKVSTVHTMAVLKNSEPPSAGSFHPEYSTVLQGLLSFNKDTGSPFAINPYPYFAYKSDPGRADNLAFCLFQPNSGRVDANTKLNYMNMFDAQVDAVRSALDAMGFKEVEIVVAETGWPYKGDPDEAGPSIENAKAYNGNLITHLRSKVGTPLMPGKSVDTYIFALYDEDLKPGAASERAFGLYNPDQSMIYDAGLSKQQSSTPTSSPVAAPTPEVSKTPVIAAPTGPSSTTKGRSPTPSKAEFLNGHEASILQSLIMLTYLILLLF from the exons ATGACAAACTTGGTTTCCGGTTCCACATATCTTGTCCTCTTTCTAGCATTCAACTTTGCAT ATTCTGACCCGTTTCTCGGCGTGAACTATGGACAAGTCGCCGACAACCTTCCACCACCGTCAGCCACCGCAAAACTCCTCCAAACCACCGCATTTGAAAAAGTCCGATTATACGGAACCGACCCCGCCATAATCAAAGCTCTAGCCAACACCGGAATCGGAATTGTAATCGGAGCTGCAAACGGCGACATTCCGGCACTCAGTTCCGATCCATCTTTCGCAAAAACCTGGATAAACACCAACGTGATTCCTTACTATCCCGCTAGCAACATCATCCTCATAACCGTTGGTAACGAAGTGATAGACTCAAACGATACCAATCTTGTGAACCAGATGTTGCCGGCGATACAGAACATGCAAGGCGCACTTGAGGCGGTTTCTCTCGGCGGGAAGATTAAGGTTTCTACGGTGCATACTATGGCGGTTTTGAAGAACTCTGAGCCTCCTTCTGCTGGAAGTTTTCATCCGGAATATAGTACCGTTTTGCAGGGTTTGTTGTCGTTTAACAAAGATACTGGTTCTCCTTTTGCTATTAACCCTTACCCTTATTTTGCTTACAAAAGTGACCCTGGAAGAGCAGATAATTTGGCTTTTTGCCTCTTTCAGCCCAACTCGGGCCGAGTTGACGCAAACACTAAGCTCAATTACATGAATATGTTTGATGCTCAG GTGGATGCGGTTCGATCTGCGTTAGATGCTATGGGTTTTAAGGAAGTTGAGATTGTAGTTGCGGAGACAGGGTGGCCATACAAAGGGGATCCCGACGAGGCTGGACCGAGTATTGAGAATGCAAAGGCGTACAACGGTAATCTCATTACACACTTGAGGTCCAAGGTTGGGACTCCATTGATGCCGGGGAAATCAGTGGACACATACATATTTGCCTTGTATGACGAGGATTTGAAACCCGGAGCTGCTTCTGAGAGAGCCTTTGGGCTTTACAACCCTGATCAGTCGATGATCTATGATGCCGGCCTGTCTAAGCAGCAAAGTTCTACTCCTACTAGTAGCCCCGTGGCCGCACCG ACTCCGGAAGTGTCGAAAACTCCTGTGATTGCTGCACCAACAGGTCCAAGTTCTACAACAAAAGGCCGTAGTCCTACGCCGAGTAAAGCGGAATTCTTAAATGGACATGAAGCCAGCATTTTGCAATCATTAATCATGCTCACATATCTTATCTTATTGTTGTTCTAG